CGCAGAAGAGTAAATTCCGAGTGGCACACGACCATTTTTTTCCCAGTTTCttcaagaaatcaggaaaaccaactGCTGGAGACTGATCACTCTTTACCACAACAATGCAAGCtttcacacatcgactgaaacaactaCATTTTTGTtcactcaaaacatcgatttgatgagtaATCCACAGTTTAGTCCTGACTTGGCACAATCAGTGTGGCAAAACGAGCTTCGACAACTGGTTCCAGCGcctgaaaaaatttatagatcttaatggagaaaatttggaaaacaataaagtgattttcaatgatcaatatttgtttttgttctctaatcgcataatataaaaagtaactCTCGTATCAAAGTACCCGTTTATTCCGTCAATTACGCCATAATTTAAGGAAGTCTACAACGATTAAATATAGTTTTCTAACACTTTGTTCTACGGTAAGATAAATCAAGATAGCTTCGCAgaaagttagaaaaaattttcgatAACACAGGTGTGGCCAGCAATTTATCTACAGCCTGCCCAAATATGCCTAAAATTAGGAAAGTTAAAGTCCAATTAAACACAGTTTAAGCATGCAATCAGAACATCCAATTTCAAATCTCGCTTGCTTGGCACAgtcaaaagcgaaaaaaatatcaagtagctacaataattaaaagtattttgacgGATGTGCTTTGAAAGCTCTCTGCCTCTGCGCTAGAAAATGGGTGTTCATCTCACACGGCAACGAAAATCTGCATATAGTTATACCGGAAAGATGTTCCTGATTCGGCAATGACAGCATATTTGGGCAGTGGTATATTACTTAAGTAATTCCAGGTTTCCCGCATGTATATTAATCTTACCTCAACGCTAGTAAAAATGAAACAGAAATGAAATTACATTCTACCCagtcctgccataagttctaTTACAAGATTAGGCCGTTATAAAAGTGAAActataatacaatttataataaagtacaatatatattaaatgagcgatgtacacaattttattcaaaatggtcaccttttgctttcacacaagTCGTCCACCGATTCGGCCATTCATCAATAGCAGCACGCACAGTTTCTATTGTTATTGGTCACGCTACTCGAAACAAAGATTTTTTAGACTCTCTAAATTTTTGTGGGGTATTCGACAATATATGTTCTCCAACTCTGACCACAAACTGTAGCACAATATATTCAAATCAGGACTTCCAGAGGGCCAATCATTTGGTCTAGATCTAAACCTCGCCTTCGAAAGGAAtattgcttaactgctttaTCACGCTTTCTAAAACATCCTGCAGCACACTTTTGCCCcgttttaaaagctttttcacaGAAGTGAAGACAGGTGAAGAGGTTTACCACCTTTACAGGGGAGTCCCCACCAAACCACTACAGCAGCTAGATGATGACCATGTTGAACCCTTGGAAGAACATTTTTGGTTATTGGAAAAACACTTCCTTAGATTTTgtcattaaaaatttctttagtaGTGAAAATTGTTATATCTGTTAAAAGGATACTTTTATTTCCGTTGACCGTGTACCATTTTTTTGGCAGTGAATTTTGCCAATAACATATGTTTCCTCTTGCACACACTTTCCGCTATCTCAAACACGAGTTAAGGTCACTCCAACACAACCTATATAATACCACGTTCCGACCAAAAGTTTATCTATTCACTAATCTAGACTGTCCTCACTGCCGTTggaaatttacatataaaacaaCAGTTTTTAaccttaaaaaattcatatcgtTTCATATTTATTAACAGAAAACATTTATGCTTATGTCATACTCTGTTACAAATGGAAATAATGGACGCATTTTTTCATTTCCAGTTCAATTGGCAATAACTAGATTAAATTGGTCGAAAGCTTTCGCAACCTGGGATCAATTATATCAACCGAATAAGCAGCTCATGGGGGTGAATTGAACAACTGCAATCGGTATGCATAAACGTGCAAATTTCCACGACCATGAAACTATGTGAAGTCAAGTTATATATTAGCAAAATCTCTAACTTCACGTTTCAAAATTCCTAACACAAATAAAGAGCACAGAAAATGGTAATGGGTATGTCACATATTGAGAAAGACTCCTAACTACACTGAATATCGGTTGACTGGAAACTGCAAAGGAACAGATATTGCGAACGACCAAAAAACTTCTTCCAACAAGGACTGTCAACTGGAAAGCAATCCTCCAAAATAATTGCGAAATGTTTGCTGGCGTTAGAACAACAACAATCCAAAACTACTTGCAGAAGATCGATATTGTGTTAGCTAATACACtcaaacattatataatataacacgaGGTGGCACAATGGCAACAGCACATTGTTGTGAGATATAAGGCCAAAAGTATATTCAACACTTTGATAAAGCCTATGATCCAGAGAggtataaaaaccaaataaatttggAGCAAATTGAAAATCGTTTCGAAGCTATTTCAAGACATTTAGGAATTTATTTAAAGGTCCAAATTAAATTCCTAAGTCTTTGGCAGTTTCTCAAATATAGTTTATTCTGGtatcatttacattttttttcggaaattatattgaaaaaaatgtgtacatattttgGAATCCTTTGCTGGACTAGAAAGGTAAGGAGTGTACTTAGatttgccataaattctgttacaaatttTACAATACATACAGCGAGAACAAATTCGCAGAAAAAAGTGGCGttctttttaattgtaatttatatgcAGTATCTACTCGTATACGATAATCAGTTCAGTGCAAGAGCAAGTGAAATttatgagctcttaatattttacaaatgatTACCGCACTAATGATAGTTTTTCCTAAACGTCTATAGTTGACGAAAGAAAGGGAAGTGATCATACTCACGTGATTCGAAGCAAGTCTGCCAAAAAAAAGGTTTGCCAACGCATTCGCAGAAATCACCttagaaaagagaaaaatatgtCAAGGGAAATGAATATATCGACCAGATCAATGGTAAGACTTATGCGAGATGATCTTCAAATGAGGATCTCCAATTAGGCTCAACAGATGCTTGCGTCTTTTTTAGTAGTACGCGGTCAACGGAAATAAAAGTATCCTTTTAACAGATATACCAATTTTCACTactgaaaacatttttaataagaaaacgACAAAATCTAAGCAAAAAAACTTCCAATAACCAAAAATGGTATTCCAAGGGTTCAACATGGTCATCATCTAGCTGCCGTAGTGGTTTGGTGGTGAGTCCCCTGTAAAGGTGTTACACGTCTTCACTTCtgtgaaaaagcttttaaaacgGGGCAAAAGTGTGCTGCAGGATGTTTTAGAAAGCGTGAtaaagcagttaagcaataTTCCTTTCGAAGGCGAGTTTTGGATCTAGACCAAATGATTGGCCCTCTGGAAGTCCTGATTTGAATATATTGTGCTAGAGTTTGTGGTCAGAGTTGGAGAACATATATTGTCGAATACCCCACAAAAATTTAGAGAGTCTAAAAAATCTTTGTTTCGAGTAGCGTGGCCAATAACAATAGAAACTGTGCGTGCTGCTATTGATGAATGGCCGAATCGGTGGACGActtgtgtgaaagcaaaaggtgaccattttgaataaaattgtgtacatcgctcatttaatatatattgtactttattataaattgtattatagTTTCACTTTTATAACGGCCTAATCTTGTAAtagaacttatggcaggactGGGTAGAATGTAATTTCATTTCTGTTTCATTTTTACTAGCGTTGAGGTAAGATTAATATACATGCGGGAAACCTGGAATTACTTAGTAATATACCACTGCCCAAATATGCTGTCATTGCCGAATCAGGAACATCTTTCCGGTATAACTATCTGCAGACTCTCTTTATGAATAATAGCAAAATTTAAGAGTCGTAAACCAGATTTAATTcattacatttaattgtggtGAATTAAGATGTGGTATTAAGTTGGAACGTTTTACATTACTTTGGTTGGCGGGAAAAGAAAgcatataaaacaagtaaagaaaggctaagttcgggtgaacattttttatttttgcaacttgcaagaatcaaagcccggaaaattgcttcaggtgctggcaaaacttcatataaaaaaatgttgcgaatgaATTCAACATTCACTATTCGAAGAAATCCtgaattaattacaatcaaCTTTCGTATCTTCTTGACTCATTTTAAAGGCCATAATcttagacttagttttattgctatacttTAGTTCGcatcagcaaaaattatattcaaatgaaatatatgtatttgatatcAACTCGATCGAAGaggcttaatttaatatacatatattcagttCAATTGGAAAACGTAAATCAGAGGATCGGAAATcaatatattagggatatgaagtttagaccaattccattttAATTCAGTACtgaaccacataatttttaagaaaacttgtcgatttaagtttattaaaatattacattttgtcCAACCTGATTATGGTATGGAGTATAttggacattgctcaggtaaacttgagaacatattttaaaaaaaattgtttaaatatataactcacacactaaacgacatattcggcataaaacttgttgaaaaatgaaaatcaatatatgtagtatatgggattTGGGGTAGTACTACCccgatttgatttatttttgccaataccacatactataaTATTAACATGCTacatactaataaaatgcttcatgggtttcattaaggtacctcatatACCGTCACCAATCTACATGGAGTAAAGCcaaccggatgttcgaaaactctgatattagttatataggggctaggtcaagttttgACCATATTTTATCCTGTACCCTAGGAATattagaagaatgttatgtaccgaatttggttgaaatcggtcgtgCAAGTCCCGTGAGTTCCGTTAAATTATgttatttcacctaaaagtgggcggtgaaacgcccatcgtccaattttgacactagCTCATTTAAGCCCCTTTGTGCCATTCtgaatgtaaaattttgtgCCTCTGACTATAAgtcggcagtggtccgattgcgcccatttACGAACTCGTCGCTTCGTTTTTGCCCACGTACCCGTCTAtcaagtttatatatatgtgtctttatatctatatcgattagttttaggtgatagaaaCAATCGTTAGGTAAGCGAAACtgttatactatgtagcaacatgtgaTATACAGAAGAAAAGTAtacaaatttcttaaaattcttCTACACTGCTAATAATGTGGTTATATTATAGATAGATTGGGGCTTTTATACTCGAAATGCTTGGAAAAGTTGttgtttctttaaattttaaatcagacATCTTTGTCATTTTGAGATATAGGAGAAGTTACAATTATTAGAACACTTCATAATACATATGGTATCTGGAAAATACGTGGTGTTGAGTagcattttttcaatttcaatatacGTTTAGCATATGCAAAGGGCAAATATTTCACATTCCCTTTTAAtagatttatgaaatttttgtttccagTGCATTTAGATGGAATGTATTCCAGAATAACACACGATTAGAAATCTTTTCAACATATTAGTACAACCCAAGCAAGCGAAAAAGGGAAATATTATTGGttaccatatttatttatttttttttgtattttttatatttcatgatattttttattatacttattGTATTTGATTGCATTATTATTGAGAAAAAAGCAGCGCTTTTCATTCGCATTTATcgcatttttttaaacttatgtgCAACAAATATTTGGACGATACCATTTATAATTACtcgtatttacttttattatatttctttttttagtaGCTTTATGAATAATTTACATTGCTGATAATTTCACTTTACAAGCTGTGGCATATTTTCAagttttgtgttaattttttttttacttttacaccGTAACAACGcacaagtaaaaaatattgtttctgCATTTTGCTTAAATACTGAATATATAGGGGATATATTAAATAGCTAAGTTGTGCTTTTCTAGATTTCTCAATTACCAGAACTATTTTCATACAGACAACTTAACATACGAGCTTTTAAACAAAACATAATGGTTGGATGGGATACAAAAGTATGAAAGCAAAAGTGTTACCAGGACATAtgcatatttaccatatatttgtATAGTGTATTGTTATTACTGTTGGCTAAGGCTAAACTTTTTATTggctatatttaaaaaaaaaaaattcgaatttaaCTTAGActatactatttatatatatacttgtatgtcaaTATTTGCAAATGATTTATTCAACTGGATTCTATATTACTAGGAAAAGAAGCTCGATTTAcgatttaacaatatttttgcaataattcTGAATTTACTGGGTTTGTTCAATTGTTTGAATTATTAAGATTACCGTTATTTCTCAATGTTTTTTTAACACTATAgaattttgtaacaaaattaatttcttacaaACTTTTGGTAGTACCGTATAGCAAAGcattagcaataacaacaacgcattttgttgttgtttatttcgGTATTCTCTAGTTCAGAATTTCACATTTCTCTTAATGCTTGTCATATGCACTtacatatttgatttattttacttcatttactttattttacctACTTTCCCTTGTTTGTTTCATTCGCTGCATTTGCCACTAACACACTCTCGTCTCATAATCTATTCCCCTTCGAATACATATcaaaaaagtttgttatatttcttttattttaattatttgcgcGATATGCTATTTTTTTGTTCGCTAGCTACTTATTGCTGCCATTACGTAACCctaattaaatgtatttatatgtaatatttatatttgaaagcaaattaataaatttttgaagcaaaataagtttagtcaaaatttatattatgaccagggttgcaaataaatgcattaaaaaaataattgaattagatttttttttaatcctgaaaatctaattaaaaattgatttttaacattttacacaTTCAAccgatttatattttatcaatttttaattctggatttggtattaaaaattaaatgttcagTTTAtaccattaaattaaaaaataaaatttggaattcataaattttaaccCCTGGTGAAAACAATATAATTACTACATGTGTTTTTAATAAtgcatattcacatatagatgaatatatgtacacacaattATCAATTTAAGCTTGCTTTTGAAATCTTTTATTCACCAGCACTTTTTTAAAAGATATCTGTTAAaccatttaataaataaaagaaaaacttcaTTGGCGTACatcaaaatcatacaaaatttattaatatacatgaacgctttataatatttgttgtattatcaagataaatttatatttggtattaaattataaatgtagTTAATAGCCTTCCCATAAAATTCGATATTATATCCAATTAATATCTAaaacattataaatataaaacaaaattgcatacgtaatttaaattttctttgcatatattttacaactaaaagtaataaaaaatactaaacgtAAATatcgtttaaaaataatacCAATTTCAATTGATATGCAATGGCACTATTGGAACTATTTAATCAATTCACTTTAGTTGAACTAAAATCAgctaacttaaataaaaaagaaaataaaaagaaaataaaaaaacagaatcaaaatcaaaataaagaaaaaattaaaaaataaattaaaaataaaataaatttaacaaaaaattaattttaaaatatatatttaaacaaaaaatgtttatacaatatataaaaaaagtaaataataaaaaatattaaaacaaaaatttttaaaattataaaaaaattaaactaaaaataaaaaaaaaacatttttcaattaaaaaataataataataaagaaaaaacctTAATACCGTACATGTATGGCCTATGCTGTGAAACCTAGACTTTTTTGCGcgtatacaatatttaattaaagttgCTAAAACAATTGTTCGCCATGCTGTGGCATAATGTGCATAATGCTGCATAATTTACATCAGAATTAACTGTTGTTTAGTTGTTTTGTGTCCAACTTTCGCTTTtgcgtaataaataaaaaatttaaaacattgtcagtcttttataaatatttgtatgcatttagtAATTTCGCCTTTGTTGTTGGTATAGCAgtgtttttttctgtttgaCGCTCGCGCGGCACAGCACTTTTGCCAgcgttttttgtgttttgcttttgttttgattCTGCTTTAGACAGCATCTGAGATTGAAGCTATTAAACTTGTATGGACATTTCTAAATTTATATTACATCTACCTTTTTTGatgtttacataattttaaattatcgttttgaatataaaaagcAATTGCTTATAAATTTAGGTGTGTAGAGTTTATAGTTTAGTGATACATAGTTATAATTTGTAAGTTAgcagtaaaaaatatgttatctatgtacgagtatgtatgtatataagggaAATTATTATCGTATAAGTCTGCCGCAGTCCGCATGAGAGTAGCACGGACTTTTTGTATATGCACGTGTGAGGATATTCAGGCATAAAGTGTTTTTCGAAGCAACATTTTCGGTTATTTAGCAATATCCgtacaatttgcaaaatatgtgcccaaaagtttataaataactGTACTTTTGCTCAATTTATGCTCGCCACTTTGCATCTTCTGTTTTGTTCAAATtattgcacttacttagctaATAGTACAGCTTATTTGAGTGTAAATAGTACATGTTCGTAAGGTATTATGTAtggaaatattgtaattaatttaacgTAAAAGTTGCAAAACccatttcaaaaacaaaaaaaaaacattataatttctAATACAGTtagtaggtatgtatatatgcgaaaaAGTAAATcagtttagtttaatttaaatgtatatggGATTCTCTTGTCCCGTGAGTAAACGGAACATTGAAGTAGGCATAGTCTTCATTAAGATCTGTTGGTGAAAGTATAGATAATtaattatgttaattaaaatatgcatgTTCAACTTTTTTTACCTCGCCCACAGATGTAGCGAGTAGATTGACTATTTTTTCATGCGGCACTGCCACCACACTCTGATTGTTGATTTCTATTATGCGATGGCCAACGCGCACTCCTCCCCGTTCCGCAATGCCGCCACGCAGCAAGCTGCAAATCTGTCAAGTAAATAACAAAGcgattaaaatataatagttattatattatattttaatttactacGCACCACGCCATTCTGCACACTAAATCCCAGCTGATATTTAGTGTTTGGACGCTTGATTTTCACCTCAACTACCGGTGGACACGGCACCACAGTGAATTTGACCGCTGTCTGATTCTTTGCGTTGCGTATATAACTCTGGCATGTGGACAGCGGCAGGCCCACCAAGCTCATACCGTTAATGGCAATCAATTGATCACCAATATTTAATTGGCCACAACGCGCCGCAGCACCCGTTGACATTAGATTAGCTATCACTACGGTCGGTAGCATTGAGCCCCAACCGCTTTCCACAATCACCACACCGAGTATTTCACCTTTCACCTTTGGTACAACAACCTCTTTTTGCAATTCCTTTTTGGCGAATATTTCTAGTTCATCACCGAATATCTCCTGACTATTGAGCACCTCCTGATAATCCATCTCCTTCACAAAACTATGATCTTCAATGCCATTCGCTTTTAGGAATTCCATATAAGCCACCTGAAAGGCTTGACCAATTGATTGTGCAATAAATTGTGCCTCATCGCTTTCAAAAACATGACAAATCATTTTTGGTGTGCGATTATGTTTATTGCTACCGTTGCCAATATTGCAGCTGCTAATGCCATTGGCAGTGGTGCCGTTTCCAATGGCGCTGCCACAAGCACTAGTGTTTGCACCAGTACCGCAACCCGTGCCATTCTCTTGAGCATCTTTATTGCCATTACCACAGCCATTTGTGACATCCACATCGGAGCCACACGAGTCGGACGGCACAAACCGACGGCGCGCCATTAACACAACCAAATCACCGATATCTGCAATGTAGGATATTGTGCGCAAGGCATGATCCATCATAATCTCCTTGAGATCGGTATTAAGCACCATAATCTTTTCGGTTGATATGAATAGATCGACTTCTGTCGAGGGTTGGCTCTCGCCTTCTGGTGCCTGCAACAcggaatatattttaaataccaaATTCAATAGCAAATAATTTACACTCAAAAACAATAATCCAAAACTAAGCATTAAGTTTGAGGTTATGTCTAGCAAAACACTTACCAAAGCCTACAGGGTTTCGCATTTAAAATTCGAGCAGCAATATAgggcaaaaaatttaatgattatttaacacaagtatgtatgtttgttagtCAGCTACTTCACAAGGTTTTTTCTTTACATGCAATAAACGCTATATTTTTGGTAGCCTACCTTAATACGCGATACAGCTTCTTCGGCCTGCATCATCCGCGTGGATTTCGTTGGTTGCCCCTCGCACACCAATTGCGTTGAGCCTAAATAGCGTGCGCGAAAAAGGACACCTTCAATTAGCACTGCAGGATCCAATAGTCCTGCGGAAAGAGTGAAactttttgtttattgaatGACGCAGCATGCAGTAGCCGGGAGATCACAGAAAAAACAagcttttacattatatttacaacttttcatttttctaagaacatttttttaaacctattttttataccctgaacagagtatattaagtttgcaacgaagtttgtaacaccctttTTGACCATGtccttctgtctgtatatatgcgaactagtccctcagttttagaaatatcgatctgaaattttgtacacatccTCTTGttcttaagaagctgctcatctgtcggaaccaacatcggaccactataacatatatgtagctgccatacaaactggccgatcaaaatcaaatttttgtgtggaaaactttttatttgacgagatattttcacgaaatttagcatgagtTATTACCCAAGGTAACGATCTCTGAAGAAATAGTTCGGATCgacgcactatagcatataactaccatacaaaacataaattcttgtatggaaaattttgtatttgtgaagggtattatagcttcgattcaaccgaagttaacgttttttcttgttatgcaTTCATTCAgttgaatattttgaattttaacaaATCAAAGTCAACACAAACTATTTACGAAATactgaaaatgaaaatgtaactgAAATATTAAACCAACGAGAAATTTACGCTTAACACGtcacttaatttaattacatttgacTTACATTGTATGTAAACACGAATATACACACACGCATTacgttgtacatatgtatttttttatgttattgtttaTGTATTTTCGTATCACGTTAGCGTGCAAAGACAATCAAAGAGACAAAGAGACGCCCACAAATAGAGATTATACACATAGCTATTGACAAACTTATCGGAATTGTTCGCTCAACTTACCCTCCTTATTACGTGTCTTCGCCTTCTTATCGCTATTCGTCGAATCTTTGAGCGATTTGATAGAACCCGTTGGACTTTTTGTATATTGCAGTTTTTCGGGTGAGGTGAGCGTAACATCCGCGCTGCTTACAATCTGACATTGTTCTGGCGAACTGGACGTTAACGCCGTGCCGATGCCTTGACGTATTGTAGCTGATGAGAAAGCTTGCGGTTTAATACTGACAGAATTTGTAGTGAGCATTGTTATGTCCGAAGTGCTAGGTGATTGGTCATTAGAATCGGTACCACCACCAATACGTGATGTTTTTGGCCAGATTGTCTGTTGGCAACGAAAACATATTATTAAACCATTGAAGTTATGACGTAATTACGTATAGTTAGATGAATTAAAATGAAAGTATAAAGCACCTTTTCATCGTAAAAACCTTGCTCATCAACACGCTGCTGCCCCAGCAATCTATCCGTCTCCAAATCTGTGTCCGGTTCTTCCTCCTCGCCCGCGGCTGTTCCGCCAGTATTCTCATCATTAGCAACACAGTTCAACTTATGCAAATGATGGCTTGCCATTCGATTGGCTGTCAATCCAGCATTCGTTGGTGATGTTTTACGCGGCACCCAAACCGGTGATTCGGGATCAGGCGGTAATACTTCATcacagaattttaatttttctggttGAGTTTTAGCCCGCTGCAGGGCCGAACGTATCTCCTTCATCGCCTCCTGTATATCAGCAGACTCACGTTGCTGTTTTGTGCGAACGCACTGTCGATATGCTACAGAAATTTGCGGTGGCGGTGGAGATTGTTGTGTGGCTATGAAGATTAAATGGAAATACGAAGTGAATACATacgaaaaacgaaaacaaaatcaaagaatgaaagtgtatattatatataaatatgagcaTTGCTATCATGCATATACAGTTGAATTGTATATACTTACTCATGGCAGGTGCGTAGACTGCATCGTAATTAGAATCGTTATGGCCCAGCTCATTCGATGTGTTTAAACAAATATCAGaattgttgttgcagcaacTGCTGTCGTTGTGCAATAGTTCATGACTGCATAACTGCTGATCTGGCTGatgtgtttgctgttgttgttgtttttgttgttgttgaattatATTTTCAGGAACATCAATTAAATCACTTATTAAATTGCCATCCATCTGAACAGTATTCCCCAAACAGTTTGAAATGCAATTATCATGGCACTCGTGTGAGAAACTCGCGTTATACTCATTATTTTGCAGTATTGTAGGAGgcttacattgttgttgtacttgatATTGATGCGTTTGTGTCT
The sequence above is drawn from the Bactrocera oleae isolate idBacOlea1 chromosome 5, idBacOlea1, whole genome shotgun sequence genome and encodes:
- the X11L gene encoding uncharacterized protein X11L isoform X1; protein product: MNSESSELEPSNNGRDTFHTTQIASTMGSSSGAHMTNSNVAVNNLNANLSNAMGSMGRIGRASGATDVNSDSNLNSEMFAQPGGIVVKFSEKPQERYVWEMRSRSPNVTPASTVLNSPDLNTDVQYALHHQHRQHHHQIRVGRSPGSQFEQQNVMPQGLASPGGSPTDVGKVGAQCLRDGEIVVFDDIDTNWMNKTNTSGFSNAINSSMQHTNSVPECYTSVHHQHSNEDILKVTKMIGQLPIAEYEGSPRRFGNQSLGSTKLAGTCSLPKRPPGFPQRVSPIAGTQQYASMQQTMQQEINSRSTQCAQRILQQQQQHYYSTTPTPVVGLNNCRDNKSVSNLIDIGERSTPGIDGAEVKTPAFDYLYECSETRKVLEDFFKANSEDEKRLTDYTESGDDVGSCDTHMEYEQEREREREEGKHIEQAYIGQRLARIPKEELNMINRSPRKQPCESVYNENNDIELYIDSNSRSSGDLADTELEANLRRHSRNFTLSPETTDYDSNCGDLDSLSNDINCPTDYGKLYTSMPVLEDGLSSGHASDTENNVNTAVENEKQIFDSNCAENVPTQTQTHQYQVQQQCKPPTILQNNEYNASFSHECHDNCISNCLGNTVQMDGNLISDLIDVPENIIQQQQKQQQQQTHQPDQQLCSHELLHNDSSCCNNNSDICLNTSNELGHNDSNYDAVYAPAMTTQQSPPPPQISVAYRQCVRTKQQRESADIQEAMKEIRSALQRAKTQPEKLKFCDEVLPPDPESPVWVPRKTSPTNAGLTANRMASHHLHKLNCVANDENTGGTAAGEEEEPDTDLETDRLLGQQRVDEQGFYDEKTIWPKTSRIGGGTDSNDQSPSTSDITMLTTNSVSIKPQAFSSATIRQGIGTALTSSSPEQCQIVSSADVTLTSPEKLQYTKSPTGSIKSLKDSTNSDKKAKTRNKEGLLDPAVLIEGVLFRARYLGSTQLVCEGQPTKSTRMMQAEEAVSRIKAPEGESQPSTEVDLFISTEKIMVLNTDLKEIMMDHALRTISYIADIGDLVVLMARRRFVPSDSCGSDVDVTNGCGNGNKDAQENGTGCGTGANTSACGSAIGNGTTANGISSCNIGNGSNKHNRTPKMICHVFESDEAQFIAQSIGQAFQVAYMEFLKANGIEDHSFVKEMDYQEVLNSQEIFGDELEIFAKKELQKEVVVPKVKGEILGVVIVESGWGSMLPTVVIANLMSTGAAARCGQLNIGDQLIAINGMSLVGLPLSTCQSYIRNAKNQTAVKFTVVPCPPVVEVKIKRPNTKYQLGFSVQNGVICSLLRGGIAERGGVRVGHRIIEINNQSVVAVPHEKIVNLLATSVGEILMKTMPTSMFRLLTGQENPIYI